One stretch of Rathayibacter festucae DSM 15932 DNA includes these proteins:
- a CDS encoding ABC transporter ATP-binding protein, which yields MPKTPVSDITEQEIVPGVVKKDPILVADGVSRRFGGLTAVDVAHVEIPRGSITALIGPNGAGKTTFFNLLTGFDKPNTGRWNFKGKNLANVPAYKVSRMGMVRTFQLTKALGGMTVLENMLLGAKGQKGENILTSLIRPLWSKEEESIENRAIRLLEKFKLDTKKDDYASSLSGGQKKLLEMARALMSEPELVMLDEPMAGVNPALTQSLLGHIVNLKDEGMTVLFVEHDMHMVNTIADWVIVMAEGKVVAEGPPSTVMNDPAVIDAYLGAHHDTDLGTIEGQLEVAEEMDSDLVREDVEKRAEAAGVDVHPHHDDAPAAATAAPSPAVAHAVDAAPATAAPADGAPTSIAPTTDAPAVDFGKDEK from the coding sequence TTGCCTAAAACGCCGGTCTCGGACATCACCGAGCAGGAAATCGTCCCCGGGGTCGTCAAGAAGGACCCCATCCTCGTCGCCGACGGCGTCAGCCGCCGCTTCGGCGGCCTGACCGCGGTCGACGTCGCCCACGTCGAGATCCCGCGCGGCTCGATCACCGCGCTGATCGGCCCGAACGGCGCCGGCAAGACCACGTTCTTCAACCTGCTGACGGGCTTCGACAAGCCCAACACCGGTCGCTGGAACTTCAAGGGCAAGAACCTCGCGAACGTCCCCGCCTACAAGGTGTCCCGGATGGGCATGGTCCGCACCTTCCAGCTCACCAAGGCCCTCGGCGGCATGACGGTGCTCGAGAACATGCTCCTCGGCGCCAAGGGGCAGAAGGGCGAGAACATCCTCACCTCGCTCATCCGGCCGCTGTGGTCGAAGGAGGAGGAGTCGATCGAGAACCGCGCGATCCGGCTGCTGGAGAAGTTCAAGCTCGACACCAAGAAGGACGACTACGCGTCGAGCCTCTCGGGCGGCCAGAAGAAGCTGCTGGAGATGGCGCGCGCCCTGATGTCGGAGCCCGAGCTGGTCATGCTCGACGAGCCGATGGCTGGCGTGAACCCGGCGCTGACGCAGTCGCTGCTGGGCCACATCGTGAACCTCAAGGACGAGGGCATGACCGTGCTCTTCGTCGAGCACGACATGCACATGGTCAACACGATCGCCGACTGGGTGATCGTGATGGCCGAGGGCAAGGTCGTCGCCGAGGGTCCGCCCTCGACGGTGATGAACGACCCCGCGGTCATCGACGCCTATCTCGGCGCGCACCACGACACCGACCTCGGCACCATCGAGGGCCAGCTCGAGGTGGCGGAGGAGATGGACTCGGACCTCGTCCGCGAGGACGTCGAGAAGCGGGCCGAGGCGGCCGGCGTCGACGTGCACCCGCACCACGACGACGCGCCCGCCGCGGCCACCGCCGCGCCCTCCCCCGCCGTCGCGCACGCCGTGGACGCCGCCCCCGCGACGGCCGCCCCCGCGGACGGCGCACCGACGAGCATCGCGCCGACCACCGACGCGCCCGCCGTCGACTTCGGAAAGGACGAGAAGTGA
- a CDS encoding branched-chain amino acid ABC transporter permease codes for MNLNFIWLAIGQIVDPTVAAYALATIGLVIHFGFTGLLNFGQAGFMAVGGYAFAITSVKFEWPVWGSLLATIVAATLFALILGIPTLRLRADYLSIVTIAAAEIVRLSVKTPEFSAVTGGSEGINGAAKAFNDLNPLPEGRFGIGILTYNQDQWWVRIVGWGLVLLACLLVFLLMRSPWGRVIKGIREDEDAVRSLGKNVFSYKIQALILGGVLGGLAGALFILPRSLQPDNYGTQLTFFLYTIMLLGGAATVFGPVVGSIIFWVVLGLTDGLLTLGIDTGVLNNDLIKLTTVQTGPIRFIVVGVALMLLVIFRPQGIFGKKKDLHFA; via the coding sequence ATGAACCTCAACTTCATCTGGCTGGCGATCGGGCAGATCGTCGATCCCACCGTCGCCGCCTACGCGCTCGCGACCATCGGCCTGGTCATCCACTTCGGATTCACCGGCCTCCTCAACTTCGGCCAGGCCGGCTTCATGGCGGTGGGCGGCTACGCCTTCGCCATCACCTCGGTCAAGTTCGAATGGCCCGTCTGGGGCTCCCTGCTCGCGACGATCGTCGCGGCGACCCTCTTCGCCCTCATCCTCGGCATCCCGACGCTGAGACTGCGGGCGGACTACCTCTCGATCGTCACGATCGCGGCGGCCGAGATCGTCCGGCTCTCGGTCAAGACACCCGAGTTCTCGGCGGTGACCGGCGGCTCGGAGGGCATCAACGGCGCGGCGAAGGCGTTCAACGACCTCAACCCGCTGCCGGAGGGGCGCTTCGGGATCGGGATCCTCACCTACAACCAGGACCAGTGGTGGGTCCGCATCGTCGGCTGGGGCCTCGTGCTCCTGGCCTGCCTGCTGGTCTTCCTGCTGATGCGCAGCCCCTGGGGCCGCGTCATCAAGGGCATCCGCGAGGACGAGGACGCCGTGCGCTCGCTCGGCAAGAACGTCTTCTCCTACAAGATCCAGGCGCTGATCCTCGGCGGCGTGCTGGGCGGCCTGGCCGGAGCGCTGTTCATCCTGCCGCGCTCGCTGCAGCCCGACAACTACGGCACCCAGCTGACGTTCTTCCTCTACACGATCATGCTGCTGGGCGGTGCCGCGACGGTCTTCGGGCCGGTCGTCGGCTCGATCATCTTCTGGGTCGTCCTCGGTCTGACCGACGGACTGCTCACGCTCGGGATCGACACCGGGGTCCTCAACAACGACCTCATCAAGCTCACCACCGTGCAGACCGGACCGATCCGGTTCATCGTGGTGGGTGTGGCCCTCATGCTCCTGGTGATCTTCAGACCCCAGGGCATCTTCGGCAAGAAGAAGGATCTGCACTTTGCCTAA
- a CDS encoding branched-chain amino acid ABC transporter permease — protein MPRRLPTLRTLRDGLVALGLLAATLTGVAAAAPAATAETTADQSIIAWVRVQGTNENLVGVTVELGGDATATLTTGDDGRAVFPLEEAGTFSVTVDEETLPADKGYPAAGQNPKQVTIVSSQNQIVNFIVSTANPIGTGASAPVPTDSAAPTNPATEGTTGNDATNPDGTSTAANQPVTANTFWIIFWPKVVTGLIFGLLIALAAIGASLIYGVTGLNNFAHGELVTFGALMAYLFSGVFGLPALLAIPIAVILGGVFGFAQDGLLWKPLRKRNIQLIPLMIVTIGLSLALRYTFVFFFGADRLSLPNSTAPFFTVPALGISLKFTDLVGAAVGIVCIVGVALLLTKTKIGKAMRAVSDNRALASASGINVERVIRVVWVLSGALAALAGVYIGYYQSLRWDTGASILLLIFAAITLGGLGSAYGALVGSLIIGLMMNISTIWIPENLKYVAPLVLMIIILLVRPQGILGRKERIG, from the coding sequence GTGCCTAGGCGGCTCCCCACACTCCGCACGCTCCGCGACGGCCTGGTCGCACTCGGCCTGCTCGCCGCGACCCTGACCGGCGTCGCCGCCGCAGCACCCGCCGCGACCGCCGAGACCACGGCCGACCAGTCGATCATCGCCTGGGTCCGCGTGCAGGGCACGAACGAGAACCTGGTGGGGGTGACCGTCGAGCTCGGCGGCGACGCCACCGCGACCCTCACCACGGGCGACGACGGCCGCGCCGTCTTCCCGCTCGAGGAGGCCGGCACCTTCAGCGTGACGGTCGACGAGGAGACGCTCCCCGCCGACAAGGGCTACCCGGCGGCGGGGCAGAACCCGAAGCAGGTGACGATCGTCTCCTCGCAGAACCAGATCGTGAACTTCATCGTCTCGACGGCCAACCCGATCGGCACGGGCGCGAGCGCTCCGGTCCCGACCGACTCCGCCGCCCCCACGAACCCCGCCACCGAGGGCACCACGGGCAACGACGCGACGAACCCCGACGGGACCTCGACCGCGGCGAACCAGCCGGTCACGGCGAACACCTTCTGGATCATCTTCTGGCCCAAGGTGGTCACCGGACTGATCTTCGGACTCCTGATCGCCCTCGCGGCGATCGGCGCCTCGCTGATCTACGGCGTCACCGGGCTGAACAACTTCGCCCACGGCGAGCTGGTCACCTTCGGCGCGCTGATGGCGTACCTCTTCTCCGGCGTCTTCGGGCTGCCGGCGCTGCTGGCGATCCCGATCGCGGTGATCCTCGGCGGGGTGTTCGGCTTCGCGCAGGACGGACTGCTCTGGAAGCCGCTGCGCAAGAGGAACATCCAGCTCATCCCGCTGATGATCGTGACGATCGGCCTGTCGCTCGCGCTGCGCTACACCTTCGTCTTCTTCTTCGGCGCGGACCGCCTCTCGCTGCCGAACAGCACGGCGCCGTTCTTCACGGTCCCGGCGCTCGGCATCAGCCTGAAGTTCACCGACCTCGTCGGCGCGGCCGTCGGCATCGTCTGCATCGTCGGTGTCGCCCTGCTGCTCACGAAGACCAAGATCGGCAAGGCGATGCGCGCGGTGTCCGACAACCGGGCCCTCGCCTCCGCCTCCGGCATCAACGTCGAGCGCGTCATCCGCGTGGTCTGGGTGCTCTCCGGAGCCCTCGCCGCGCTGGCCGGCGTCTACATCGGCTACTACCAGTCGCTGCGCTGGGACACCGGAGCGTCGATCCTGCTGCTGATCTTCGCGGCGATCACGCTCGGCGGACTCGGCTCCGCCTACGGAGCGCTGGTCGGCTCGCTCATCATCGGCCTGATGATGAACATCTCGACGATCTGGATCCCGGAGAACCTCAAGTACGTGGCTCCGCTCGTCCTCATGATCATCATCCTGCTGGTCAGACCGCAGGGCATCCTCGGTCGCAAGGAACGGATCGGCTGA
- the guaB gene encoding IMP dehydrogenase: protein MDQPDPFGFLGLTYDDVMLLPGHTDVIPSEADTASRLTKRITVATPLLSAAMDTVTESRMAIAMARQGGLGILHRNLSIADQADQVDRVKRSESGMVSNPVTTTPEATVAQVDDLCGQYRISGLPVVDASGVLVGIITNRDMRFVSPFEKASTLVRDVMTSAGLITGRVGIPDSEVIALFAQHKIEKLPLVDAQGKLAGLITVKDFDKSEQYPNATKDEEGRLRVGAAIGFFGDAWQRATALLDAGVDVLVVDTANGDSAGVLEIIRRLKSDPAFAGVDVIGGNVATRSGAQALVDAGADAIKVGVGPGSICTTRVVAGVGVPQVTAVYEASLAARESGVPVIADGGLQYSGDIAKALVAGADTVMLGSLLAGCEESPGDLVFQNGKQFKTYRGMGSLGALQTRGERTSYSKDRYFQSDVPTDDKLIAEGIEGQVPYRGPLANVAYQLAGGLRQSMFYVGARTISELKERGKFVRITAAGLKESHPHDVQMVVEAPNYRR from the coding sequence ATGGACCAGCCGGATCCCTTCGGATTCCTCGGACTCACCTACGACGACGTCATGCTCCTCCCCGGGCACACCGACGTCATCCCGAGCGAGGCCGACACGGCCTCCCGGCTCACCAAGCGCATCACGGTCGCGACCCCGCTGCTCTCCGCGGCGATGGACACCGTCACCGAGTCGCGGATGGCGATCGCCATGGCCCGTCAGGGCGGGCTCGGCATCCTGCACCGCAACCTCTCGATCGCGGATCAGGCCGACCAGGTCGACCGCGTCAAGCGCAGCGAGTCGGGCATGGTGTCGAACCCCGTCACCACCACTCCCGAGGCGACGGTCGCGCAGGTCGACGACCTCTGCGGCCAGTACCGGATCAGCGGCCTCCCCGTCGTCGACGCGAGCGGCGTCCTCGTCGGCATCATCACCAACCGCGACATGCGCTTCGTCTCGCCGTTCGAGAAGGCGTCCACCCTCGTCCGCGACGTGATGACGAGCGCCGGCCTGATCACCGGTCGCGTCGGCATCCCCGACAGCGAGGTGATCGCGCTCTTCGCGCAGCACAAGATCGAGAAGCTGCCCCTCGTCGACGCGCAGGGCAAGCTCGCCGGGCTCATCACGGTGAAGGACTTCGACAAGTCCGAGCAGTACCCGAACGCGACCAAGGACGAGGAGGGTCGCCTGCGCGTCGGCGCCGCCATCGGCTTCTTCGGCGACGCCTGGCAGCGCGCCACCGCGCTCCTCGACGCCGGGGTCGACGTCCTCGTCGTCGACACCGCCAACGGCGACTCCGCCGGCGTCCTCGAGATCATCCGCCGACTGAAGTCGGACCCCGCCTTCGCCGGCGTCGACGTCATCGGCGGCAACGTCGCCACTCGCTCCGGCGCCCAGGCGCTCGTCGACGCGGGCGCCGACGCCATCAAGGTCGGAGTCGGCCCCGGCTCGATCTGCACCACCCGCGTCGTCGCCGGCGTCGGCGTGCCGCAGGTGACCGCCGTCTACGAGGCGTCGCTCGCCGCCCGCGAGTCGGGCGTCCCGGTGATCGCCGACGGCGGGCTGCAGTACTCCGGCGACATCGCGAAGGCGCTCGTCGCCGGCGCCGACACCGTCATGCTCGGCTCGCTCCTCGCGGGCTGCGAGGAGAGCCCCGGTGACCTCGTCTTCCAGAACGGCAAGCAGTTCAAGACCTACCGCGGGATGGGCTCGCTCGGCGCGCTGCAGACCCGCGGCGAGCGGACCTCCTACTCGAAGGACCGCTACTTCCAGTCCGACGTCCCCACCGACGACAAGCTGATCGCCGAGGGGATCGAGGGCCAGGTGCCGTACCGCGGGCCGCTCGCGAACGTGGCGTACCAGCTGGCGGGCGGGCTGCGGCAGTCGATGTTCTACGTGGGGGCGCGGACGATCTCGGAGCTCAAGGAGCGGGGGAAGTTCGTGCGGATCACGGCGGCGGGGCTGAAGGAGTCGCATCCGCATGATGTGCAGATGGTGGTGGAGGCGCCGAACTACCGGCGCTGA
- a CDS encoding GuaB3 family IMP dehydrogenase-related protein: MEIEIGRAKRARRAYAFDDIAVVPSRRTRDPEVVSVKWAIDAYQFSTPILAAPMDSVVSPATAITLGRLGALGVLDLEGLWTRYEDPEPLLAEIRELPAERATQRMQEIYSEPVKPELVTARLAEIRAAGVTVAGALSPQRTAELYQTVVDAGVDVFVIRGTTVSAEHVSRDTEPLNLKKFIYELDVPVIVGGASTYTAALHLMRTGAAGVLVGFGGGAASTTRATLGIQAPMATAVADVAGARRDYLDESGGRYVHVIADGGLGTSGDIVKAVAVGADAVMLGSALARATDAPGGGWHWGAEAHHQQLPRGRRVQVGTVGTLEQVLYGPATDANGTANLIGALRRSMATTGYSDLKEFQRVEVVVAPYQPS, from the coding sequence ATGGAGATCGAGATCGGGCGCGCCAAGCGCGCTCGCCGCGCTTACGCCTTCGACGACATCGCGGTGGTCCCGAGCCGCCGGACCCGCGACCCGGAGGTGGTCTCGGTGAAGTGGGCGATCGACGCGTACCAGTTCAGCACTCCGATCCTCGCGGCCCCGATGGACTCGGTGGTGTCGCCGGCGACGGCGATCACGCTGGGCCGGCTGGGGGCGCTGGGCGTCCTCGACCTCGAGGGGCTGTGGACGCGCTACGAGGACCCGGAGCCGCTGCTGGCGGAGATCCGGGAGCTGCCGGCGGAGCGCGCGACGCAGCGCATGCAGGAGATCTACTCGGAGCCGGTGAAGCCGGAGCTGGTGACGGCGCGGCTCGCGGAGATCCGCGCGGCCGGCGTGACCGTCGCGGGCGCGCTGTCGCCGCAGCGCACCGCCGAGCTGTACCAGACGGTCGTCGACGCGGGGGTCGACGTGTTCGTCATCCGCGGCACGACCGTGTCGGCCGAGCACGTCTCGCGGGACACGGAGCCGCTCAACCTCAAGAAGTTCATCTACGAGCTCGACGTGCCGGTCATCGTCGGCGGGGCCTCGACGTACACGGCGGCCCTGCACCTGATGCGCACGGGCGCCGCGGGCGTCCTCGTCGGCTTCGGCGGCGGCGCCGCCTCGACCACCCGCGCGACGCTCGGCATCCAGGCGCCGATGGCCACCGCGGTCGCCGACGTCGCCGGCGCTCGCCGCGACTACCTCGACGAGTCCGGCGGACGCTACGTGCACGTCATCGCGGACGGCGGCCTCGGCACCTCCGGCGACATCGTCAAGGCCGTCGCGGTCGGCGCCGACGCCGTGATGCTCGGCTCCGCGCTCGCCCGCGCGACCGACGCGCCCGGCGGCGGCTGGCACTGGGGTGCCGAGGCGCACCACCAGCAGCTCCCGCGCGGTCGCCGCGTCCAGGTCGGCACCGTCGGCACGCTCGAGCAGGTCCTCTACGGCCCCGCGACCGACGCGAACGGCACCGCCAACCTGATCGGCGCCCTGCGCCGCTCGATGGCGACCACCGGCTACTCCGACCTCAAGGAGTTCCAGCGCGTCGAGGTCGTCGTCGCCCCCTACCAGCCCAGCTAG
- a CDS encoding cation:proton antiporter regulatory subunit, with protein sequence MVEVRRVKLPGVGVLHTFLTADGGKVGVIAHRSGHSDLITFAEGDQDGAKVSLRLSDDEAHTLAELLGGTQITESLTALDQIPGLSIDWFTVDYDDHIAGQQLGKPADRGIVGLTVVAVVRGDAANPAPAPDFRVFPGDTLVVAGSPEKVAKAFAFFRSGVFAKAPETPPGA encoded by the coding sequence ATGGTCGAGGTCCGCAGGGTCAAGCTGCCCGGTGTCGGTGTCCTGCACACCTTCCTCACCGCCGACGGCGGCAAGGTCGGCGTCATCGCGCACCGCTCGGGTCACAGCGACCTGATCACCTTCGCCGAGGGCGACCAGGACGGCGCGAAGGTCTCGCTCCGCCTCAGCGACGACGAGGCGCACACCCTCGCCGAGCTGCTCGGCGGCACCCAGATCACCGAGTCGCTCACCGCCCTCGATCAGATCCCCGGGCTCTCCATCGACTGGTTCACCGTCGACTACGACGACCACATCGCGGGCCAGCAGCTCGGCAAGCCCGCCGACCGCGGCATCGTCGGCCTCACCGTCGTCGCCGTCGTGCGCGGTGACGCCGCGAACCCGGCTCCCGCCCCCGACTTCCGGGTGTTCCCGGGCGACACGCTCGTCGTCGCAGGCAGCCCCGAGAAGGTCGCCAAGGCCTTCGCCTTCTTCCGCTCCGGCGTCTTCGCCAAGGCTCCCGAGACGCCGCCCGGAGCCTGA
- a CDS encoding cation:proton antiporter: MHHGEDLIVLGVLFVVAYVLGRLGRTIGLPAIPIYMVVGLLASPNFHLFPLDFESSYIELTAVFGLILLLFNLGLEFDQDEFYGNAARLILSGGSYIAVNMAAGLAFGFVLGWGSREALIIAGITATSSSAIVTKLLIELKRLANPETPMILGVTVVEDIFIAVYLAIVSVVLSGETEPWPVVLKLVIAFAFLVVMFAIARWGGRVVSRFFRTRDDELFTILFFGLAILFGGIGEVLGVTDAIGAFLIGLVIGATRFRARVERIAIPLRDVFGAFFFVNFGLGLDPGAFPDVVLPVIAAAVMTIVLNLGAGQFVAWLNKLGPRAGLNAAFILHNRGEFALILATLSLSAGLDERIQPFAGLYVLIMAIVGPILASRSESIGQFLSRRRHRPKPATRSAMAEEDFALVEAAMADGTADERPAADPAEAPVAEPAPRPRRPVEPDELDDEFPDPMRQALIDQAMQQSDGIDSDRPRRPREPDY; this comes from the coding sequence ATGCACCACGGCGAAGACCTCATCGTCCTCGGTGTCCTGTTCGTCGTCGCCTACGTCCTCGGGCGGCTGGGGCGCACGATCGGCCTTCCGGCCATCCCGATCTACATGGTCGTCGGCCTGCTCGCCAGCCCGAACTTCCACCTCTTCCCGCTCGACTTCGAGTCGTCCTACATCGAGCTGACGGCGGTCTTCGGGCTGATCCTGCTGCTGTTCAACCTCGGCCTGGAGTTCGATCAGGACGAGTTCTACGGCAACGCGGCGCGGCTCATCCTCTCCGGCGGCTCCTACATCGCCGTCAACATGGCCGCCGGGCTCGCCTTCGGCTTCGTGCTCGGCTGGGGCAGCCGCGAGGCGCTGATCATCGCGGGCATCACGGCGACGAGCTCGAGCGCCATCGTGACGAAGCTGCTGATCGAGCTCAAGCGCCTCGCCAACCCGGAGACGCCGATGATCCTCGGCGTGACCGTCGTGGAGGACATCTTCATCGCGGTCTACCTGGCGATCGTGTCGGTCGTGCTCTCGGGCGAGACGGAGCCGTGGCCGGTCGTGCTGAAGCTGGTCATCGCGTTCGCGTTCCTCGTGGTGATGTTCGCGATCGCGCGCTGGGGCGGCCGGGTGGTCTCCCGGTTCTTCCGCACCCGCGACGACGAGCTGTTCACGATCCTCTTCTTCGGTCTCGCGATCCTCTTCGGCGGGATCGGCGAGGTGCTCGGCGTGACCGACGCGATCGGCGCGTTCCTGATCGGCCTGGTGATCGGCGCCACCCGGTTCCGCGCGCGGGTCGAGCGGATCGCGATCCCGCTGCGCGACGTCTTCGGCGCCTTCTTCTTCGTGAACTTCGGCCTCGGCCTCGATCCGGGAGCCTTCCCCGACGTCGTGCTGCCGGTGATCGCCGCCGCGGTGATGACGATCGTGCTCAACCTTGGCGCCGGCCAGTTCGTCGCCTGGCTGAACAAGCTGGGTCCGCGCGCCGGGCTGAACGCGGCGTTCATCCTGCACAACCGCGGCGAGTTCGCGCTGATCCTCGCGACGCTCTCGCTCTCGGCGGGGCTCGACGAGCGGATCCAGCCGTTCGCCGGTCTCTACGTGCTGATCATGGCGATCGTCGGCCCGATCCTCGCGTCGCGCTCGGAGAGCATCGGGCAGTTCCTCTCGCGGCGGCGGCACCGGCCGAAGCCGGCCACCCGCAGCGCGATGGCGGAGGAGGACTTCGCTCTGGTCGAGGCGGCGATGGCGGACGGGACGGCGGACGAGCGTCCGGCGGCCGACCCCGCCGAGGCGCCGGTCGCCGAGCCGGCTCCCCGCCCACGCCGACCCGTCGAGCCCGACGAGCTGGACGACGAGTTCCCGGACCCGATGCGGCAGGCCCTCATCGATCAGGCGATGCAGCAGTCCGACGGCATCGACTCCGACCGGCCGCGGCGCCCGCGCGAGCCCGACTACTGA
- a CDS encoding SURF1 family cytochrome oxidase biogenesis protein, producing MTQSAPPQSTVWQVARRPRWLAALALALVIAGLFAALGQWQVGRAVEAAAPDSGVSETVLPLDEVAAPSRPITATADGQRVAGSSEFVPGGAEILGGRLNGEQPGWWVIARTRTADADLVVAYGWTADQEQAQSVAERLNDGAEAAPTGFTGRLVANEAAEVPAEGTDPMTLTALSIPALINRWPDPPLDVYQGYVVVDQPVSGLEAIDSPARVTDVSLNWLNVFYAIEWVVFAGFALYLWFRLVRDAWERETEEALEAAELAQSPVTASAP from the coding sequence ATGACGCAGAGCGCCCCGCCGCAGAGCACGGTCTGGCAGGTCGCCCGGCGACCGCGCTGGCTCGCGGCCCTGGCCCTGGCCCTCGTCATCGCGGGGCTCTTCGCGGCCCTCGGCCAGTGGCAGGTGGGACGCGCGGTCGAGGCCGCCGCGCCCGACTCCGGCGTCTCCGAGACGGTGCTGCCGCTCGACGAGGTCGCCGCCCCGTCGCGCCCGATCACCGCGACCGCCGACGGCCAGCGCGTGGCGGGCAGCTCCGAGTTCGTCCCGGGTGGCGCCGAGATCCTCGGCGGGCGCCTGAACGGCGAGCAGCCGGGCTGGTGGGTCATCGCGCGCACCCGCACCGCTGACGCCGACCTCGTCGTCGCCTACGGCTGGACCGCGGACCAGGAGCAGGCGCAGAGCGTCGCCGAGCGTCTGAACGACGGCGCGGAGGCGGCGCCGACCGGCTTCACCGGCCGCCTCGTCGCGAACGAGGCCGCCGAGGTGCCCGCCGAGGGCACCGATCCGATGACCCTCACCGCGCTCTCGATCCCGGCGCTGATCAACCGCTGGCCGGACCCGCCGCTGGACGTCTACCAGGGCTACGTCGTCGTCGACCAGCCGGTCTCCGGGCTCGAGGCCATCGACTCGCCGGCCCGGGTCACCGACGTCTCGCTGAACTGGCTCAACGTCTTCTACGCGATCGAGTGGGTCGTCTTCGCCGGCTTCGCGCTCTACCTGTGGTTCCGCCTCGTCCGCGACGCCTGGGAGCGCGAGACCGAGGAGGCCCTCGAGGCCGCGGAGCTCGCGCAGAGCCCGGTCACCGCCTCCGCCCCGTAA
- a CDS encoding DUF3817 domain-containing protein, giving the protein MPLEPKPAQFPAIRSALRFYRVTSIITGVMLLLLCAEMLLKYVFHLELFVFGQQGIAHFAPMYEVPGGEWKSSGTGANLSTGILIAHGWFYVVYLFADFRLWSLMRWPFSRFVLIALGGVVPTLSFFVETRIAREVEQYLERRTAALEPTTPTDSVEAPHQ; this is encoded by the coding sequence ATGCCCCTCGAGCCCAAGCCCGCGCAGTTCCCTGCGATCCGGAGCGCGCTGCGCTTCTACCGGGTGACCTCGATCATCACCGGCGTGATGCTCCTGCTGCTCTGCGCGGAGATGCTGCTGAAGTACGTCTTCCACCTCGAGCTGTTCGTCTTCGGTCAGCAGGGGATCGCGCACTTCGCCCCGATGTACGAGGTGCCGGGCGGCGAGTGGAAGTCGAGCGGGACGGGCGCGAACCTGTCCACCGGCATCCTGATCGCGCACGGCTGGTTCTACGTCGTCTACCTCTTCGCCGACTTCCGCCTCTGGAGCCTCATGCGCTGGCCGTTCTCGCGGTTCGTCCTCATCGCGCTCGGCGGAGTCGTGCCCACCCTGTCCTTCTTCGTCGAGACCCGCATCGCCCGCGAGGTGGAGCAGTACCTCGAGCGGCGCACCGCCGCCCTCGAGCCGACGACCCCGACCGACTCCGTGGAGGCCCCCCATCAGTGA